A window of Rosa rugosa chromosome 7, drRosRugo1.1, whole genome shotgun sequence genomic DNA:
CAAGTTTCCTAGCTAAGTTTTACATGATGAAAGATAATATAACTTGCTGCATTGCTTGGTATTCCGCTTGATCTCTGAATTAATACCAACTGCAGCAACTCCTATTGGTATTCCAGTTCCAAGAACTCCAATTGATTTTCCTAACAACACAGATTTGAACAGCAAAAGGCACAAGCACTACTTTCATTGCTAGTTCATGAACAAACCCTGAAACCCAATTAGCTAATTACAGAAAATCAAACTAGCAGCTAGCTCATGAACAAACCCAATTGGTCCTGACCCAAAAAACTAGCAGCGAGATTTTCGAGGACGGCGGAGAGATAGACCGGAGCGCCGCCGCCGACTAGCTCGCCATGCGGAGGTTAGAGGGAAGCATACTCCTAACGACTTGCCGCCAGTTCTGTAAGCTCTCACCGCCCAGTTTGAATGCAATTCCATTTTCTGATCGAAATCCCACTCCCCAAAACAACATTGTGTCATGGAACAAAATGATTGCCGGGTACGTCAGAAATGGCCAAATGCGAGTTGCCCACAAcctgttcgatgaaatgcctgTCAAAGACGAAGTTTCCTGGAACACCATCTTATCGGGCCTGCACAACACGGAAGACCCAGATGGAGTTAATCGATGTTTCTTGCAAATGAGAAGAGATGGGTTTAGACCAAATGAGTATACCATCTCCATAGTATTGAGAGCCTTTTTGGGGACTGTGCTTAATGTTTTGGTCCCGCAGATTCATGCCTTGGCAATACTCTCGGCGCTCAACTCAACTGTGTTTGTTGGGTCGGCACTTATGAAAGGGTATGCAAATATAGGGGATGGAGTAGCTATGGCTAGAGTATTCGATGAGATTTCGGCCAAGGATGTGTCATCTTGGAATGCATTGATTTCGGGTTACATGGAATTGGGGTGCATGCATGACGCTCAAAGAGTTTTTGATGGGATGCCGGAGAGGAATATAGTTTCTTGGACTAGTTTAGTAAATGGGTATATCAGAAATAGGAGGGTTAACAAGGCTCGCTCCGTTTTCAATAAAATGAGTGCAAAAAATGTGGTCTCATGGACTGTTATGATCAGTGGTTATGTGAAGAATCAGAAATTTGTAGATGCTTTGGAACTTTTCCTCTTGATGTTGAAGTCAGGGACTCTGCCCAATCAGTTCACATTTTCAAGTGTGCTGGATGCAAGCGCTGGTTGTTCTTCACTTATCTTCGGTCAGCAAGTACACTCACACATCTTAAAGTCTGGTATACCGGAGGATGTAACCTTGTCAACCTCGCTTGTTG
This region includes:
- the LOC133721746 gene encoding pentatricopeptide repeat-containing protein At4g16835, mitochondrial-like translates to MRRLEGSILLTTCRQFCKLSPPSLNAIPFSDRNPTPQNNIVSWNKMIAGYVRNGQMRVAHNLFDEMPVKDEVSWNTILSGLHNTEDPDGVNRCFLQMRRDGFRPNEYTISIVLRAFLGTVLNVLVPQIHALAILSALNSTVFVGSALMKGYANIGDGVAMARVFDEISAKDVSSWNALISGYMELGCMHDAQRVFDGMPERNIVSWTSLVNGYIRNRRVNKARSVFNKMSAKNVVSWTVMISGYVKNQKFVDALELFLLMLKSGTLPNQFTFSSVLDASAGCSSLIFGQQVHSHILKSGIPEDVTLSTSLVDMYAKCGDIAAAFCIFGSMPKKNLISWNSVIGGYARHGFATRALEEFERMTNCGVRPDAVTFTNALSACAHGGMIEEGKSLFNTMKSKFGMEPQVEHYACMVDLYGKAGELEEAEKLIHGMPFQPDVVIWCALLGACGLHSSLELGEFAAEELDKLESDHAAIYSTLSRIHGERGVWNSVLELRKTMKEKGVQKQNAGSWVESARVIR